GATGACGTGCGAATGTTCGGCGCACAAGCGGAGCAGCGCGCTGCCGTCGGCTTCGCCGACGAAAGCGGAAACGGGATAAGCGCAGCGCAGAGAAAATGACTGCGTCTGCGCAAGCTGGTTCCACAACACTTCCAGGCGGAGAGCGGCATCGTGGAGTCCATCCGCCCAGAGCAGGGCGACCATTTCGCCGAACGCCGCAATGCAACGCTGGGCGCTGTGGGCCGCCTGGCGCGCGTCGTTCATCATTCCGCCCATGGCGGAGGTAAAGCGCTCAGCGTCGGGCCAGGAGTCGACCGAGAAACGGTCGAGGGTGTGGCGCGCATCGGCGAGGACGAACCGGCCCTCGGAGAGGGCGGGCGCCGGGTCGAGGCCGCGGTCGCGCAGCCGCTGGGTGAGGCCGTCGCGATGTGCGCGCGTGGCGATCACGATAGCGGCGTCGCCCGAGAGCAGCGCCCCGCCCACAAACTGGGCAAGGGTATCGAGCAGAAAACCATCGTCGGAGTAGAACTGCACCGTGTGCGGCGTCAGGTTCGACTCGAGTTGCACGTTGGGATCAGTTGCTGGCGTACTCACGCGCACTTCCCCCGGGCAGCATGAATGTTCCGTGAAAACGAGTTCCCTCGGAAGGTGGAGGTAAAGCCTGGGCGGCGGGTTGTCCGCGGCAACTGGACGATTTCGGGCAGCCCGCCCGCGTCCGCAGCCGCTCTGCTAACGTTCATGATTCCGACCCTTCGGACGGGAGGAAGACAGAGAAGACGCTGCCGGTTTTTCCCGGGCCGGTGCTGCTGCGGAATCGAATGCTGCCTTCGTGCTTGGAAACGAGTCCACTCACCACCCACAATCCCAGGCCGGTGCCGCGCTCCTCCTTGGTGGTGAAGAACGGCTCGAACAGATGGCCGCGGATTCCGGCCGGAATTCCCGGACCGTTGTCAGCCACAACCACGCTCACGCCCGTGGCGCCGTCCTTCCAGTTGCGGGAGAGGCGCGTCCGAAGACGAATGCGGCCGCCTGGCGGCAGCGCTTCAACCGCGTTGCTGATGAGGTTGCCGAAAAGCTGGCGTACTTCCACCGGGTAAGCGCGAATCCAGCCCTGAAAATCGTATTGGCGCTCGATGGTGATACGGGACTTGTGCATCTGGTGCTCGAATACAGCGATTACGTCGTCGAGCACCTCGGTCACCGCAACCGGCACGGCGTCGAGACTCTCGCGGTAGAACGACAGCATTTGCCGCGAGATGTGCGACATGCGGCGGAGTTGGATCTCGGCCATCTCAACCAGCTTGCGCGTTTTATCGTCGAGCGTCTTCTGAAACGAGATCAGCGAAAGCAGGTTGCTGACCGCCTGCATGGGATTGTTGATCTCGTGCGCGATGGTGGCGGCGAGCTGGGCGGCGGCGGCGAGTTTTTCGGCGCGCCGCAGCGCCTCCTGGGCGCGCTTGGCCTCGGTAATGTCGCGAACAACCTTGGCGGCCCCGATGATGTGACCGCTGGCGTTGCGCACCGGCGAGATGGAGAGCGCCACGTTGATGCGCCGGCCGCTCTTGGTCACGCGAACGGTTTCGAAGTGGTCGATGCGCTCGCCCCGCACGATCTTGGCGAGAACCTCCTTCTCACCTTCGTGCAGCTCGGGCGGAATGATGGTGGTGATGGGCCGGCCAATGATTTCGTGCGCCTTGTAGCCGAAGATCCGCTCCGCGCTGGCGTTCCAGCTGGTCACGATGCCGCGGAGGTCTTTGCTGGCGATGCCATCGTCGCAGGACTCGACGATGGCCGCCAGCATGTTGGTGTTTTGTTGGAGCGTCTTGGGGACGGTGGTGGCGAGAGGACCGGGCGCGGACGGGATGACGCTGTGGATCCCCTGGCGGCCTGAGTTCGTGGTTGTTTTTGGGCTGCGCCCGCGTCGCGCAACCAACTCCGGGCCTGACTTCTTAGTCACCGTTGAACGCAATCCTGCATCCTGGCCGAATCCACTCGCAGGCGGGCGACAGGTCATCCCATGCGGCCTTGTCCGGGAATTCTCTCTCGTATCCGGTGAGCGACGGGAGCGTCGGCGCGTGATTCTTCTTGAATTATAGACGGCTTGCTGATGACAGCTTCGCCGTTGAAGTCCCCCATCAACTTCACGTTCGATGCGGCAAGGTCCGGAAGTGCTGCCCCGAACTGCACACGAGGGTCGCCAGAGATAAGTTGCCCGTCTCTTCAGAGAGAGAGACTTCTCTGAAAAAAAACGGGTGCCGCTGAGCCTGCTTTCGGCAGCGCTGCACAAGCCACGCCGGGGTCCAATCAGCGCGGGCCAACGAGGTGGAGCTTGCACTCGTCATGCAGAAACCCTCGCCGGGCACCGCCTGCCTGTCCTACTGCGTGACCGTTCGTCCCAGTATTCTGGGAACAACCATCCTTTTGCAGGGACAAGCCACGAAAGTGCCATAGGCAGCCGGTACTCCGAGTGATAAAACGTGGCCCACCAAAGCAGGCCCAACGGGCCCCCCAGGCCCAGTACAGGTTTCCCATCCTGTTTTTTCGAGAGGTTAAAGTATGACGCGCACTTCGAGTCCGGCGCGCACCGTGGTGTTATTGGGCGCGCTGACGCTGACATTTGTGCTTGCGGCGACCGTGGCGCAGGCGCAGCTAACGACGGGAACCATCTCTGGAACAATTTCCGACAAAACCGGCGCGGTGATCACCGGCGCCCATGTGACCCTGCGCAACATCGATACTGGCGCCACCCGCACCACCGAAACCAGCGGCGAAGGCCGCTACACGTTCATCGGGTTGCCGGTGGGCAACTACGAACTGACGACAGAGATGAAGGGCTTCGGCCGCTATGTGCGCGGTCCGATCGTGCTGTTGCTGAATCAGAACGCGGTCATCAACGCCACGCTGAGCCCGGCAGCGGCATCGGAGACAGTGACCGTCACCGAAGACGCTCCCCTGGTGAACACGGTGAGCACCGACGTGGGCGTGCGCTTCGACGAGCGCCGCCTGACCAACCTGCCCAATTATGCGGCCACCTCGAACGGCAACCTGCGCGACGTGTTCTCCTTCGCGCTGTCGGCGCCGGGCGTGAGCCAGCTGAACAACGGGAACGCAGTGTTTGCCAGCGGCGTCAACTTTTCAGTCAACGGCATGCGTCCGCGCGGGAACAACTTCATCATTGACGGCCAGGACTCGAACGACCCCAGCGTGACCGGTCGCCAGCAAGTGATGAACAATCCTGACATCGTGCAGGAATTCCGCTTGGTGACGAACCAGCCGCCGGCCGAATACGGCCGCGCCGCAGGCTCGATTGTGAGCGTGGTGACGAAGAGCGGCACGAACGCGCTTCACGGGTCGGCGTTCTGGTTCCATAACGACAAGAACCTGAACTCGCCCAGCAATCTGGACAAGTTGAACCTGAAACTCAATGGCGATGCGCCCTTCCGGCTGGAGAACCAGTACGGCGGCACGCTGGGTGGTCCCGTCAAGAGGGACAAGGCCTTCTTCTTCGGATCGTATCAGCGCTACACCGACGGCAACCTGGGATCGGGCACGACGATTACGGGCGTGCCGACCGCGGCGGGCAGGACGGTGCTGCAAAACGCCGTGGGCTCTCGTCCGCAAGTGCAAGCGCTGCTGAACTTCCTGCCGGCGGCGACCTCCGCCGGGACCGCAACCTCCACGTTCTGCACGAACGGCGAAGCGACCAGCGCAACCGCGCCGTGCCCGAACGGCGGTACCAGGTTCACCGTGCCGCTGGGATCGCTGAGCGGTTCGACGCAGTCCATCCAGTCCTGGGACCAGTTCTCGCTGCGCTACGACCACAACCTGACGGCACACAATATCTTCGGCGCCCGGTACCTCTATAACGACAACGCCTCGAATGGCACCGGACAGGCGAACCCGCCGGGCAACGCCACCGTGGGGCTGAGCCGGACGCAGGCCATGTCCACGTGGGTCAACAGCACGATCACGCCGAGCATGCTGAACGAGGCGCGCCTCTCGTGGCAGCGGCTGAGCAGCAAGACGCTCTCGCAGAACCCGGCATCGGAGAGCATTCCGTCCATCGAGATCACCGAGCTCGGGCTGCTGGGCTTCAACGCCGGCGCGTCACGGACGGCGATCGGCCTGGCGGTCAACCTGCCGCAGGCGCGCAACAACAACACTTACCAGTTGCAGGACACGCTTTCCTGGAACAAGGGCCGGCACCAGTGGAAGTTCGGCGCCGACGTGCGCGACATTGACGTGCTGAGCGACTTCAACCCCACCATCCGCGGCCGCTTGAGCTACTCGACCCTCGACCGCCTGGTGAACGACTTCCCCGAGACAGCGATCATCAATCGCCTGCTTCCCGGCGGAAAGCGCTTCATCGGCTATCGCTGGTGGGACTTCTACTTCTTCGGGCAGGACACCTGGCAGGTGAAGCCGGGGCTGACGCTGAACCTGGGCGTGCGCTATGAAAACCCGGGCAACGCGTTCCAGGCGCTGTACCGGCTGAACGACAGCATACTGGCGGCCAACGGCAACAATCCGGCCTTCGCCTTCACCGACCGCCCCGGCCGCGACAACAACAACGTGCAGCCCAGAGTAGGGTTCAACTGGAACCCGCGCACGCGCACCGAGGGCCTGCTGGGACGGCTGAGCGGAGGCGACAAGACGGTCATTCGCGGCGGGTACTCACGCACGCATGACTACGCGTTCATCAACATCGCGCTGAACGTGGCCACCGCGTTTCCATTCCAGGGCGCGTTCAATTCGCCCAATCTGCGGAACGCGTACACGATTCTGCCAACCCTTACGCTGAATCCGGCCACGGCGAGTACCACGCAGAC
This is a stretch of genomic DNA from Terriglobales bacterium. It encodes these proteins:
- a CDS encoding MEDS domain-containing protein; protein product: MSTPATDPNVQLESNLTPHTVQFYSDDGFLLDTLAQFVGGALLSGDAAIVIATRAHRDGLTQRLRDRGLDPAPALSEGRFVLADARHTLDRFSVDSWPDAERFTSAMGGMMNDARQAAHSAQRCIAAFGEMVALLWADGLHDAALRLEVLWNQLAQTQSFSLRCAYPVSAFVGEADGSALLRLCAEHSHVIPAETYADPASRDRLRSVMEGRPRH
- a CDS encoding carboxypeptidase regulatory-like domain-containing protein — its product is MTRTSSPARTVVLLGALTLTFVLAATVAQAQLTTGTISGTISDKTGAVITGAHVTLRNIDTGATRTTETSGEGRYTFIGLPVGNYELTTEMKGFGRYVRGPIVLLLNQNAVINATLSPAAASETVTVTEDAPLVNTVSTDVGVRFDERRLTNLPNYAATSNGNLRDVFSFALSAPGVSQLNNGNAVFASGVNFSVNGMRPRGNNFIIDGQDSNDPSVTGRQQVMNNPDIVQEFRLVTNQPPAEYGRAAGSIVSVVTKSGTNALHGSAFWFHNDKNLNSPSNLDKLNLKLNGDAPFRLENQYGGTLGGPVKRDKAFFFGSYQRYTDGNLGSGTTITGVPTAAGRTVLQNAVGSRPQVQALLNFLPAATSAGTATSTFCTNGEATSATAPCPNGGTRFTVPLGSLSGSTQSIQSWDQFSLRYDHNLTAHNIFGARYLYNDNASNGTGQANPPGNATVGLSRTQAMSTWVNSTITPSMLNEARLSWQRLSSKTLSQNPASESIPSIEITELGLLGFNAGASRTAIGLAVNLPQARNNNTYQLQDTLSWNKGRHQWKFGADVRDIDVLSDFNPTIRGRLSYSTLDRLVNDFPETAIINRLLPGGKRFIGYRWWDFYFFGQDTWQVKPGLTLNLGVRYENPGNAFQALYRLNDSILAANGNNPAFAFTDRPGRDNNNVQPRVGFNWNPRTRTEGLLGRLSGGDKTVIRGGYSRTHDYAFINIALNVATAFPFQGAFNSPNLRNAYTILPTLTLNPATASTTQTRTTITPDFHTPEADQFTLEIQRGIKSNNVVRVGYVGTMGNELFMSQDGNPVVPCALPTVACPTAAANRVDTSKFVIRRRSNRAESTYHSLQASFDRRFAHGLAVGAHYTWSTFIDTMSDTFNPSSGEVAIPQDSFNIKKGEYARSTYDRPHRFVMNSYYELPFMKNQAGVLGRVVGGWQLTGVVTFQSGTPFTAQNGSDPSNLLSGISGLVGNSIRPMAPSIDISGMSLSQILAAGGRTLFPQITAASIAAGGPRLGNLGRNTLRSDGVNNLDFSIGKNFRIMEGHQLQFRADAINITNTRNFGVPTALVNNAGFANEKNTDGGNRRVFLSLRYAF
- a CDS encoding PAS domain S-box protein, coding for MTKKSGPELVARRGRSPKTTTNSGRQGIHSVIPSAPGPLATTVPKTLQQNTNMLAAIVESCDDGIASKDLRGIVTSWNASAERIFGYKAHEIIGRPITTIIPPELHEGEKEVLAKIVRGERIDHFETVRVTKSGRRINVALSISPVRNASGHIIGAAKVVRDITEAKRAQEALRRAEKLAAAAQLAATIAHEINNPMQAVSNLLSLISFQKTLDDKTRKLVEMAEIQLRRMSHISRQMLSFYRESLDAVPVAVTEVLDDVIAVFEHQMHKSRITIERQYDFQGWIRAYPVEVRQLFGNLISNAVEALPPGGRIRLRTRLSRNWKDGATGVSVVVADNGPGIPAGIRGHLFEPFFTTKEERGTGLGLWVVSGLVSKHEGSIRFRSSTGPGKTGSVFSVFLPSEGSES